The Cellulomonas sp. S1-8 genome has a window encoding:
- a CDS encoding glycosyltransferase family 4 protein, whose amino-acid sequence MADGRRVRVLVDATAVPPDRGGVGRYLDDLLPELAAAGIDLVVVAQQRDVAQLRDRLAGARVIAAPASVRSRPVRLVWEQVALPVLARRVGADVVHSPHYTMPLLTRRPVVVTLHDATFFSHPELHSALKGRFFRTWIRIAARRAAVLVVPSQATRREVARVTSADGDAIVVAAHGVDAEAFRQVDAPERERVARVLGLEGRRWVAFLGTLEPRKNVPALVRAWVRVCAGTPDPPALVLAGGRGWDTEVDPAVAAVPAGLTLLRPGYLAFDDLAGYLSGAEVVAYPSKGEGFGLPVLEAMACGAAVLTTRELSLAEVGGDAVAYCDVDVDSIADALGALLADEDERHRLSHAARERAATFTWAASAARHAESYRRAARR is encoded by the coding sequence GTGGCGGACGGACGTCGGGTGCGGGTCCTGGTCGACGCGACGGCGGTGCCGCCGGACCGGGGTGGCGTCGGACGCTACCTCGACGACCTGTTGCCGGAGCTCGCAGCCGCGGGCATCGACCTCGTCGTCGTCGCGCAGCAGCGCGACGTGGCGCAGCTGCGCGACCGGCTGGCCGGTGCGCGCGTGATCGCCGCTCCGGCGTCGGTGCGGTCCCGACCCGTGCGCCTGGTGTGGGAGCAGGTCGCCCTGCCGGTGCTGGCCCGTCGCGTCGGTGCGGACGTCGTCCACAGCCCGCACTACACGATGCCGCTGCTCACGCGTCGGCCCGTGGTGGTGACGCTGCACGATGCCACGTTCTTCAGCCACCCCGAGCTGCACTCCGCGCTCAAGGGCCGGTTCTTCCGCACCTGGATCCGCATCGCCGCGCGGCGGGCCGCCGTCCTGGTCGTGCCGTCGCAGGCGACGCGCCGCGAGGTGGCGCGCGTGACGTCCGCCGACGGCGACGCGATCGTCGTCGCGGCGCACGGTGTCGACGCCGAGGCGTTCCGCCAGGTCGACGCACCGGAGCGGGAGCGTGTGGCGCGCGTCCTCGGGCTGGAGGGGCGGCGCTGGGTGGCGTTCCTCGGCACGCTCGAGCCCCGCAAGAACGTCCCCGCGCTGGTGCGTGCCTGGGTGCGCGTGTGCGCGGGCACACCGGACCCCCCGGCGCTCGTGCTGGCCGGGGGACGCGGCTGGGACACCGAGGTCGACCCGGCGGTCGCCGCCGTCCCGGCGGGTCTGACCCTGCTGCGCCCGGGCTACCTCGCGTTCGATGACCTCGCGGGCTACCTGTCCGGCGCCGAGGTCGTGGCCTACCCGAGCAAGGGTGAGGGCTTCGGGCTGCCGGTGCTCGAGGCGATGGCCTGCGGCGCCGCGGTGCTGACGACGCGCGAGCTGTCCCTCGCGGAGGTCGGCGGCGACGCCGTCGCGTACTGCGACGTGGACGTCGATTCCATCGCGGACGCGCTCGGCGCGCTGCTGGCGGACGAGGACGAGCGCCACCGGCTCTCGCACGCGGCCCGCGAGCGGGCCGCGACCTTCACCTGGGCGGCGTCGGCGGCGCGGCACGCCGAGTCGTACCGGCGCGCCGCGCGGCGCTGA
- a CDS encoding N-acetylmuramoyl-L-alanine amidase — protein sequence MTAALLAGVLVPAAGVPVAASAVAAAPEASDAAAGTTAEASRPLSVQELDLTGTAPAAEAGGEQSRALSVPVEADVLTQELDTDAFSVLGVTWDAGPTGVTVDYRVRVDGQWTDWQQTEGGDVAADDDRAESGLDDARDGTDPIVAVGADGLQLRADAAEGTVTGLKAVLVDPGVRTTDATTVSAVPVPGAPAMIDRAGWGADESLRTCSPDLSTTVRAAAVHHSASSNSYGAADVPAIIRGFYAYHTRPESDGGRGWCDIGYNFLVDKFGRLFEGRAGGVTASVVGVHTGGFNSQTFGIAAIGEYGAAGVPDPLADALASLIAWKFSIHGIRAGVDISMVSGGGASRFPAGTVVSMSTIFGHRDAQTTSCPGQNLYNLLPYLRTRVAELANAAVDVSPRGVWDAVTTGSGSFTVTGWALDPQTPDPIVVEVWTAGVPSTVLADLSRPDVAAVYPGLGDRHGFRLEVPVAAGSWPVCLAAVNVADGTTVSLGCRTVTVRNAAPVGVVDAVAVSATGVVVTGWTLDPDSSASTQAHIYIGGVGVAVAADLSRPDIAAVYGKGDRHGFRHERALPVGEHEVCTFGTDAGSGPATLLDCRRVVVGTPVPRTPPVGAIDALTATNSTITVSGWTFDPDTPGPTQVHVYIDGVGVALPANRSRPDVAAAYQRDGRTGYRHTADAAPGSHAVCVHGINTGQGNHTLLGCRTVVVPDVAPIGVLEQVVPDNTGFTLGGWTLDTDTPNRTTQVHVYVDGVGVALQADRSRPDVAAAYGSGAARGFSHRVAARPGPHALCVYAINTAAAGPHTLLQCRTVVVPDRRPLGVVDSVTVARGAVTVRGWAFDPDTPRATAPVHVYVDGVGHAVVADRSRPDVGAVYGGVGDRHGLVATVPAPSGRRQVCTFAINTVGGDDHTLLDCRVVQVP from the coding sequence GTGACCGCCGCGCTCCTGGCCGGTGTGCTGGTGCCCGCCGCGGGCGTTCCCGTCGCCGCCTCCGCAGTCGCCGCAGCGCCCGAGGCGTCCGACGCGGCTGCCGGCACGACCGCCGAGGCCTCGCGACCGCTGTCCGTGCAGGAGCTCGACCTCACGGGCACGGCCCCGGCGGCCGAGGCCGGCGGCGAGCAGTCCCGCGCGCTGAGCGTTCCGGTCGAGGCGGACGTCCTCACGCAGGAGCTCGACACGGACGCGTTCTCGGTGCTCGGCGTCACCTGGGACGCCGGTCCGACGGGCGTGACCGTCGACTACCGCGTCCGCGTCGACGGGCAGTGGACGGACTGGCAGCAGACCGAGGGCGGGGACGTCGCGGCCGACGACGACCGCGCCGAGTCCGGCCTGGACGACGCCCGTGACGGCACGGACCCGATCGTGGCGGTCGGCGCGGACGGGCTGCAGCTGCGCGCCGACGCGGCCGAGGGCACCGTGACGGGGCTCAAGGCCGTGCTCGTCGACCCGGGCGTCCGGACGACGGACGCGACGACCGTCTCCGCGGTCCCCGTGCCGGGCGCCCCGGCGATGATCGACCGGGCCGGCTGGGGTGCCGACGAGTCGTTGCGCACGTGCTCGCCCGACCTGTCGACCACGGTGCGTGCCGCCGCGGTGCACCACAGCGCCTCGAGCAACTCCTACGGGGCGGCGGACGTCCCGGCCATCATCCGCGGCTTCTACGCCTACCACACGCGCCCCGAGTCGGACGGCGGTCGCGGCTGGTGCGACATCGGCTACAACTTCCTCGTCGACAAGTTCGGCCGGTTGTTCGAGGGGCGCGCGGGCGGCGTGACCGCCTCCGTCGTGGGTGTCCACACCGGCGGCTTCAACAGCCAGACGTTCGGCATCGCCGCCATCGGCGAGTACGGTGCCGCCGGCGTCCCGGACCCGCTCGCGGACGCGCTGGCCTCGCTCATCGCCTGGAAGTTCTCGATCCACGGCATCCGGGCGGGTGTCGACATCTCCATGGTGTCGGGGGGCGGTGCGTCGCGCTTCCCGGCGGGGACCGTGGTCTCGATGTCGACGATCTTCGGGCACCGCGACGCGCAGACCACGTCCTGCCCCGGTCAGAACCTGTACAACCTCCTGCCCTACCTGCGCACGCGCGTCGCCGAGCTCGCCAACGCTGCCGTGGACGTCTCGCCCCGCGGGGTCTGGGACGCGGTGACCACCGGCTCCGGGTCCTTCACGGTCACCGGCTGGGCGCTCGACCCGCAGACGCCCGACCCCATCGTGGTCGAGGTCTGGACCGCCGGCGTGCCGAGCACCGTCCTGGCGGACCTGTCCCGCCCCGACGTCGCCGCCGTCTACCCGGGACTCGGGGACCGCCACGGCTTCCGGCTCGAGGTGCCCGTCGCCGCCGGCAGCTGGCCGGTGTGCCTCGCGGCCGTCAACGTGGCCGACGGCACGACCGTGTCGCTGGGGTGCCGCACCGTGACCGTGCGCAACGCGGCACCCGTCGGCGTCGTCGACGCCGTCGCGGTCAGCGCCACGGGGGTCGTGGTGACGGGGTGGACGCTCGACCCCGACTCGTCCGCCTCGACGCAGGCGCACATCTACATCGGCGGCGTCGGGGTCGCGGTCGCGGCCGACCTGTCGCGGCCGGACATCGCGGCCGTCTACGGCAAGGGCGACCGCCACGGCTTCCGGCACGAGCGCGCGCTCCCGGTCGGCGAGCACGAGGTGTGCACCTTCGGCACCGACGCGGGCAGCGGCCCCGCGACGCTGCTCGACTGCCGCCGCGTCGTCGTCGGCACACCCGTCCCCCGCACCCCGCCGGTCGGGGCGATCGACGCCCTGACCGCGACCAACTCGACCATCACGGTCTCCGGCTGGACGTTCGACCCCGACACCCCGGGGCCCACGCAGGTGCACGTCTACATCGACGGCGTCGGGGTGGCGCTGCCGGCGAACCGGTCACGCCCGGACGTCGCCGCGGCATACCAGCGCGACGGTCGCACCGGGTACCGCCACACCGCGGACGCCGCCCCGGGCAGCCACGCCGTCTGCGTGCACGGCATCAACACCGGGCAGGGCAACCACACGCTGCTCGGCTGCCGGACGGTCGTGGTGCCAGACGTGGCACCGATCGGTGTGCTCGAGCAGGTCGTCCCCGACAACACCGGGTTCACGCTGGGCGGGTGGACCCTGGACACCGACACCCCGAACCGGACGACGCAGGTCCACGTGTACGTGGACGGGGTCGGCGTCGCGCTGCAGGCGGACCGGTCACGGCCGGACGTCGCCGCGGCGTACGGGTCGGGTGCGGCCCGCGGCTTCTCCCACCGGGTCGCCGCCCGACCCGGCCCGCACGCGCTGTGCGTCTACGCGATCAACACCGCCGCCGCCGGACCCCACACGCTGCTGCAGTGCCGCACCGTCGTGGTCCCCGACCGACGGCCCCTGGGCGTGGTCGACTCCGTGACGGTGGCGCGCGGCGCCGTGACCGTGCGGGGCTGGGCCTTCGACCCGGACACCCCCCGCGCGACCGCGCCGGTGCACGTCTACGTCGACGGCGTCGGTCACGCCGTCGTGGCGGACCGCTCCCGGCCCGACGTCGGCGCGGTGTACGGCGGCGTGGGCGACCGGCACGGCCTCGTTGCCACGGTCCCGGCACCGAGCGGGCGACGGCAGGTGTGCACGTTCGCGATCAACACCGTCGGGGGCGACGACCACACCCTGCTGGACTGCCGGGTGGTCCAGGTCCCCTGA
- the rfbD gene encoding dTDP-4-dehydrorhamnose reductase encodes MRWLVAGSSGMLAQDVVDLLVSRGDDVTAVDREVLDITDPAAVGSAVAGHDVVVNCAAWTAVDPAEAQEAAAFTVNAVGPQHLARAAHRAGARLVQISTDYVFDGHADVPYGEDDAAAPRSAYGRTKLAGEWAVRAEAPDHLIVRTAWLYGAGGPCFPRTIARAAAERGALQVVDDQRGQPTWTRDLADLVVRLVDAGAPSGTYHGTSSGETTWYGFARAVVEAAGMDPAIVAPTTSEGAARPAPRPAYSVLGHEALVRAGVAPVGDWAERWRVAADEVLAGRP; translated from the coding sequence GTGCGCTGGTTGGTCGCAGGGTCGTCGGGGATGCTCGCGCAGGACGTGGTCGACCTCCTGGTGTCGCGGGGCGACGACGTCACCGCCGTGGACCGTGAGGTCCTCGACATCACGGACCCCGCCGCGGTGGGGTCGGCGGTGGCGGGGCACGACGTGGTCGTGAACTGCGCGGCCTGGACGGCCGTCGACCCTGCCGAGGCGCAGGAGGCGGCGGCGTTCACCGTCAACGCCGTGGGTCCGCAGCACCTCGCGCGCGCGGCGCACCGCGCCGGCGCGCGCCTGGTCCAGATCTCGACGGACTACGTCTTCGACGGCCACGCGGACGTGCCGTACGGCGAGGACGACGCCGCGGCGCCGCGCTCCGCGTACGGCCGGACCAAGCTCGCCGGTGAGTGGGCCGTGCGCGCGGAGGCGCCCGACCACCTGATCGTGCGCACGGCCTGGCTCTACGGTGCCGGCGGTCCGTGCTTCCCCCGGACGATCGCCCGGGCGGCTGCCGAGCGCGGCGCCCTGCAGGTCGTGGACGACCAGCGCGGTCAGCCGACGTGGACGCGCGACCTCGCCGACCTGGTCGTGCGCCTCGTCGACGCCGGCGCGCCCAGCGGGACGTACCACGGCACGTCGTCGGGTGAGACGACCTGGTACGGGTTCGCGCGTGCGGTGGTCGAGGCCGCAGGCATGGACCCCGCGATCGTCGCGCCGACGACCAGCGAGGGCGCCGCGCGCCCCGCGCCCCGCCCCGCGTACTCCGTGCTCGGCCACGAGGCGCTCGTGCGTGCGGGCGTGGCCCCCGTGGGCGACTGGGCCGAGCGCTGGCGCGTGGCTGCGGACGAGGTGCTCGCCGGTCGACCCTGA
- a CDS encoding dTDP-4-dehydrorhamnose 3,5-epimerase family protein, with product MQFRELQVPGAWEITPKQFPDPRGVFLEWFKDEAFADAVGHRLDLQQANCSVSAAGVLRGIHFADVPPGQAKYVTCATGAVLDVVVDIRVGSPTFGQWDSVLLDDVDRRAIYLSEGLGHAFVSLEDGSTVMYLCSTGYAPGREHGIHPLDPEIGIAWPTTDRAGRPLTPLLSDKDAAAPGLAEARDAGLLPDAHVVEEYVRSLRA from the coding sequence GTGCAGTTCCGCGAGCTCCAGGTGCCCGGCGCCTGGGAGATCACGCCGAAGCAGTTCCCGGACCCCCGTGGGGTCTTCCTCGAGTGGTTCAAGGACGAGGCCTTCGCGGACGCCGTGGGGCACCGTCTGGACCTGCAGCAGGCGAACTGCTCGGTGTCCGCCGCCGGGGTGCTGCGCGGCATCCACTTCGCGGACGTCCCCCCGGGACAGGCCAAGTACGTCACGTGCGCCACGGGTGCGGTGCTCGACGTCGTCGTCGACATCCGCGTCGGCTCCCCGACGTTCGGCCAGTGGGACTCCGTGCTGCTGGACGACGTCGACCGGCGCGCCATCTACCTGTCCGAGGGCCTGGGGCACGCGTTCGTGAGCCTCGAGGACGGCTCGACGGTGATGTACCTGTGCTCGACGGGCTACGCACCGGGCCGGGAGCACGGGATCCACCCGCTGGACCCGGAGATCGGCATCGCGTGGCCGACGACGGACCGCGCCGGGCGTCCGCTCACCCCGCTGCTGTCCGACAAGGACGCGGCGGCCCCCGGCCTCGCCGAGGCGCGCGACGCCGGCCTCCTGCCCGACGCCCACGTCGTCGAGGAGTACGTGCGCAGCCTGCGGGCCTGA
- a CDS encoding rhamnan synthesis F family protein has product MTFDLAALGYRRAARTALWSPQGAPDFGYNDGDEHETWVADVVRSAKDTSSGSRELEAGIRDWPSLYHLSHQRGNLVRPLLPALRGPVLELGAGTGAITRVLGEHGLDVVAVEGSPRRAAIAADRCRDLPNVQVVADTVQGFGHPARFATVVMVGVLEYARMFGFETTDTDPVDVMLEHVARLLLPDGELVVAIENQLGLKYFAGFPEDHLGQAMAGVEDRYGSATAVTFGRQELGARLRGAGLVEQRWLFPFPDYKLPTTVVTERALDPASGFDATPLLVATGGGDHQEPETTSFDLRRAWGPVHRNDLVPDLSNSFLVRASVAALPEPSTLAWYYGSGARRPEFRKVTEFVAGDGRVDVLRRRAEPDLRDTVRDVQLVCEDEPYAPVPPWTAELADRLARPGWTSAAVVEWFGPWLDAIRTYAGLPAGSTDLDAEVPGHLVDALPRNLLSGTGRFIDLEWRALVPPTLGWVLFRALYDSLAALGPVAPPEGPPPTVGDLVREVAAAHGFVLDEARLTSWWDLEVTFQSVVQGTVVRVPVDDALDVALRIAPSHAALAPTPAPAVEPLVPPALETELREEIEARGRELDRLRGVAELAGSEISRAGEARERLASAFGRLERDAEVLRREATDGAQRLASAQRDADVLRAELDAYVHTLSWRVTWPLRAARGRAARTRHAMARRMQLRRGGTTPTASGAGVPGGAPAPERTWRRRATDVDGPAVVAPGAGHAPDVAVPEPDLTYYRRRNDDLRHLDDAELRRHFTAFGRAEGRRGHSLLDTARITENGFAPGRERMLLLLHEATRTGAPVLGWNLLNSFSEQRDVVVVLLQGGDLSQEIERAAAATVTLVEADPWHPAEAQILAEQLVERFGPTWALANSAATHPLAPALEATGVPVVALVHEFPSSMRPEGVLGALFATVSEVVFSAPIVADSMRREYADLIARPHHVIPQGQSLLPAGSDTDRAPRPMRRGSDGVETELPEHALADLLADLDASTVLVVGAGTISPRKGVEFFVQTADQVRRSGGEREVRFAWIGDRHPSLNWYVDELHEQVRRSGADDVVSFLAPTSDLTPLYERADLFFLSSRLDPLPNVTIDAALSGTPIVAFDGASGFAEWLGKDDLLRELVVPHLDTATAAATIRRLADDAEGRLTYGDRLRAAAAPAFDMAAYTARLAELGGEARAAHEQEQRDVAALVESGAFDAHLYGGAGRDADPLALLQEYVHRSRLTAPRARPRTGLLVRRPAEGFHPLVYAEQSPDYVEARDGDPFVDYLRRGRPDGPWALPVVRPSASPAATDLRVLVHGHFHYPELVDELLERMGGNAQQVDLRLSTTSEHKEIDLRRRLERAGAERWQVDVVENRGRDLAPLFTGLGHDVLDGYDLVLHVHGKRSPHVAGDVADRWRTFLWENLVGGSARMMDTVCAAFAADERLGLVAPEDPHLNDWDLNRDEGERLAKRLGLTTPLTTHLDFPMGGMFWARTDALRPLLDAQLQWEEYPAEPLPIDGTMLHALERIIPFAVEQSGYRFAKTSVPGVSR; this is encoded by the coding sequence GTGACGTTCGACCTCGCCGCCCTCGGGTACCGCCGCGCGGCCCGCACCGCCCTGTGGTCGCCGCAGGGAGCCCCGGACTTCGGCTACAACGACGGCGACGAGCACGAGACGTGGGTCGCCGACGTCGTGCGGTCCGCGAAGGACACCAGCAGCGGGTCCCGGGAGCTCGAGGCGGGCATCCGCGACTGGCCGTCGCTGTACCACCTCAGCCACCAGCGCGGGAACCTCGTGCGCCCGCTGCTGCCCGCGTTGCGCGGACCGGTGCTGGAGCTCGGCGCCGGGACGGGCGCGATCACGCGGGTCCTCGGCGAGCACGGCCTGGACGTCGTGGCCGTCGAGGGGTCACCGCGTCGGGCGGCCATCGCGGCCGACCGCTGCCGCGACCTGCCGAACGTCCAGGTGGTCGCCGACACCGTCCAGGGGTTCGGCCACCCGGCGCGGTTCGCCACGGTGGTCATGGTCGGCGTCCTGGAGTACGCCCGCATGTTCGGCTTCGAGACGACGGACACGGATCCCGTGGACGTCATGCTCGAGCACGTCGCACGGCTCCTGCTGCCCGACGGCGAGCTGGTCGTCGCGATCGAGAACCAGCTCGGGCTGAAGTACTTCGCCGGCTTCCCCGAGGACCACCTGGGCCAGGCCATGGCGGGCGTCGAGGACCGGTACGGGTCGGCGACCGCCGTGACGTTCGGTCGGCAGGAGCTGGGGGCGCGGCTGCGCGGCGCGGGTCTCGTGGAGCAGCGCTGGCTGTTCCCGTTCCCCGACTACAAGCTGCCGACCACGGTCGTCACCGAGCGCGCGCTCGACCCGGCGTCGGGGTTCGACGCCACCCCCCTGCTCGTCGCCACGGGCGGCGGGGACCACCAGGAGCCGGAGACGACCTCGTTCGACCTGCGCCGCGCCTGGGGCCCCGTGCACCGCAACGACCTGGTGCCGGACCTGTCGAACTCGTTCCTCGTCCGCGCCTCCGTGGCAGCGCTCCCCGAGCCGTCGACGCTCGCCTGGTACTACGGCTCGGGCGCGCGCCGGCCGGAGTTCCGCAAGGTCACCGAGTTCGTCGCCGGCGACGGCCGCGTCGACGTCCTGCGCCGCCGTGCCGAGCCCGACCTGCGGGACACCGTCCGTGACGTGCAGCTCGTGTGCGAGGACGAGCCGTACGCGCCCGTCCCCCCGTGGACCGCCGAGCTCGCCGACCGGCTCGCGCGGCCCGGCTGGACGTCCGCCGCGGTCGTGGAGTGGTTCGGGCCCTGGCTCGACGCGATCCGGACGTACGCCGGCCTGCCCGCGGGGTCGACCGATCTCGACGCCGAGGTGCCGGGTCACCTCGTCGATGCGCTGCCGCGCAACCTGCTGAGCGGGACCGGGCGGTTCATCGACCTCGAGTGGCGCGCCCTGGTCCCGCCGACCTTGGGCTGGGTCCTGTTCCGTGCGCTGTACGACAGCCTGGCCGCGCTCGGGCCCGTGGCGCCCCCGGAAGGCCCGCCGCCGACCGTCGGGGACCTCGTCCGGGAGGTCGCCGCGGCCCACGGGTTCGTGCTCGACGAGGCACGCCTGACGTCCTGGTGGGACCTCGAGGTCACCTTCCAGTCCGTCGTCCAGGGCACGGTCGTGCGGGTCCCGGTCGACGACGCCCTGGACGTCGCCCTGCGCATCGCCCCGTCGCACGCGGCGCTGGCGCCCACGCCGGCGCCCGCCGTCGAGCCGCTCGTCCCGCCGGCGCTCGAGACCGAGCTCCGCGAGGAGATCGAGGCCCGTGGCCGCGAGCTCGACCGGCTCCGCGGGGTCGCCGAGCTCGCCGGGTCGGAGATCAGCCGCGCGGGCGAGGCGCGCGAACGCCTCGCGAGCGCGTTCGGGCGGCTCGAGCGGGACGCCGAGGTCCTGCGCCGGGAGGCGACCGACGGCGCGCAGCGGCTCGCGTCCGCCCAGCGCGACGCCGACGTCCTGAGGGCGGAGCTCGACGCCTACGTCCACACCCTGTCGTGGCGAGTGACGTGGCCGCTGCGGGCTGCGCGAGGACGTGCGGCACGGACGCGGCACGCCATGGCCCGCCGCATGCAGCTCCGTCGGGGCGGCACGACGCCCACGGCGTCCGGGGCAGGCGTGCCGGGCGGTGCACCGGCGCCCGAGCGGACCTGGCGGCGCCGCGCGACGGACGTCGACGGACCGGCCGTCGTGGCCCCGGGCGCCGGGCACGCGCCGGACGTCGCGGTCCCCGAGCCGGACCTGACCTACTACCGCCGCCGCAACGACGACCTGCGCCACCTGGACGACGCCGAGCTCCGCCGGCACTTCACCGCGTTCGGGCGTGCGGAGGGGCGGCGCGGCCACTCGCTCCTCGACACCGCCCGGATCACGGAGAACGGGTTCGCCCCCGGTCGCGAGCGCATGCTGCTCCTGCTGCACGAGGCCACCCGCACGGGCGCGCCGGTGCTGGGCTGGAACCTCCTCAACTCCTTCTCGGAGCAGCGCGACGTCGTCGTGGTGCTCCTGCAGGGCGGGGACCTCTCGCAAGAGATCGAGCGTGCCGCCGCCGCGACCGTGACGCTCGTCGAGGCCGACCCGTGGCACCCTGCGGAGGCGCAGATCCTCGCGGAGCAGCTGGTCGAGCGCTTCGGACCCACGTGGGCCCTGGCGAACTCGGCCGCGACCCACCCGCTCGCCCCCGCGCTCGAGGCCACCGGGGTCCCGGTCGTGGCCCTGGTGCACGAGTTCCCCTCGAGCATGCGCCCGGAGGGCGTGCTGGGCGCGTTGTTCGCCACGGTGTCCGAGGTCGTCTTCTCGGCGCCGATCGTGGCCGACTCCATGCGCCGCGAGTACGCCGACCTGATCGCCCGTCCCCATCACGTCATCCCGCAGGGGCAGTCGCTGCTGCCCGCGGGCAGCGACACCGACCGCGCCCCACGGCCCATGCGTCGCGGGTCCGACGGCGTCGAGACCGAGCTGCCGGAGCACGCGCTGGCCGACCTGCTCGCGGACCTCGACGCCTCGACGGTCCTCGTCGTCGGGGCCGGCACGATCTCACCCCGCAAGGGCGTCGAGTTCTTCGTCCAGACCGCCGACCAGGTGCGCCGCTCGGGGGGCGAGCGGGAGGTGCGGTTCGCCTGGATCGGCGACCGCCACCCGTCGCTGAACTGGTACGTGGACGAGCTGCACGAGCAGGTGCGGCGCAGCGGGGCCGACGACGTCGTGTCGTTCCTGGCCCCCACGTCGGACCTCACGCCGCTGTACGAGCGCGCCGACCTGTTCTTCCTCTCGTCCCGCCTCGACCCCCTGCCGAACGTGACGATCGACGCCGCGCTGTCCGGCACGCCGATCGTCGCGTTCGACGGTGCGAGCGGCTTCGCCGAGTGGCTGGGCAAGGACGACCTGCTCCGGGAGCTCGTCGTGCCGCACCTCGACACCGCGACGGCCGCCGCCACCATCCGCCGGCTCGCCGACGACGCCGAGGGGCGCCTGACCTACGGGGACCGCCTGCGGGCGGCGGCGGCTCCCGCGTTCGACATGGCGGCCTACACCGCCCGCCTCGCCGAGCTCGGAGGCGAGGCCCGCGCCGCGCACGAGCAGGAGCAGCGCGACGTGGCGGCACTCGTCGAGTCGGGTGCGTTCGACGCCCACCTGTACGGCGGGGCCGGCCGCGACGCCGACCCCCTTGCGCTCCTGCAGGAGTACGTCCACCGCTCCCGGCTGACGGCGCCACGGGCGCGGCCCCGCACCGGACTGCTCGTGCGCCGCCCGGCCGAGGGGTTCCACCCCCTCGTGTACGCCGAGCAGTCGCCCGACTACGTCGAGGCGCGGGATGGCGACCCGTTCGTCGACTACCTGCGCCGGGGACGCCCGGACGGCCCGTGGGCGCTGCCGGTCGTCCGACCGTCCGCCTCCCCTGCGGCCACCGACCTGCGGGTCCTCGTGCACGGGCACTTCCACTACCCCGAGCTGGTGGACGAGCTGCTCGAGCGCATGGGCGGCAACGCCCAGCAGGTCGACCTGCGGCTGAGCACGACGTCCGAGCACAAGGAGATCGACCTGCGCCGCAGGCTCGAGCGGGCCGGGGCCGAGCGGTGGCAGGTCGACGTCGTCGAGAACCGTGGCCGCGACCTGGCACCCCTGTTCACCGGGCTGGGGCACGACGTGCTCGACGGGTACGACCTCGTCCTGCACGTCCACGGCAAGCGCAGCCCCCACGTCGCGGGGGACGTGGCCGACCGGTGGCGCACCTTCCTGTGGGAGAACCTGGTCGGTGGGAGCGCACGGATGATGGACACGGTCTGCGCGGCGTTCGCGGCGGACGAGCGGCTCGGGCTCGTGGCCCCGGAGGACCCGCACCTCAACGACTGGGACCTCAACCGCGACGAGGGGGAACGGCTCGCCAAGCGCCTCGGGCTGACCACGCCGCTGACCACCCACCTGGACTTCCCCATGGGGGGAATGTTCTGGGCGCGCACGGACGCGTTGCGGCCACTCCTGGACGCGCAGCTGCAGTGGGAGGAGTACCCCGCCGAGCCGCTGCCGATCGACGGGACCATGCTGCACGCCCTGGAGCGGATCATCCCCTTCGCCGTCGAGCAGTCCGGCTACCGGTTCGCCAAGACCTCGGTCCCTGGCGTCAGCCGCTGA